From the Deinococcus sonorensis KR-87 genome, the window GGGCAGGCCGACGTGATGCTGGCCGGCGGCGTGGAGAGCATGAGCATGGTCCCGATGAGCGGCCACAACCCCAGCCCCAACCCGGAGCTGGTGGACGACCGGCCCGGCGCCTACATCGGCATGGGCCTGACCGCCGAGAACGTGGCGGCCAAGTACGGTGTGAGCCGCGAGGACCAGGACGCCTTCGCGCTGCGCAGCCACCAGCGCGCCGCCGCCGCCCAGGACGCGGGCCGCTTCGACGCCGAGACGGTGGCGGTGCCGGTGCGGGTGGACAAGCTCAAGGGCACCAAGGTCACCAGCACGGTGGTGCCGTTCAAGCACGACGAGCTGATCCGCCGCGACGCCAACCTGGACGACATGGCCAAGGTGCGCCCCGCCTTCAAGATGGGCGGCAGCGTCAGTGCGGCCAACAGCAGCCCCTTCTCGGACGGCGCCGCCGCCCTGCTGATGATGAGCGCCGAGAAGGCCCAGGAACTGGGCCTGAGGCCGCTGGCCCGCTTCGTGGGCTTTGCGGTGGCGGGCGTGGAGCCGGAGCTGATGGGCATCGGGCCGGTCAAGGCGATTCCCAAGGTGCTGGCCCAGACCGGCCTGACCCTCGACGACATCGACCTGATCGAGCTGAATGAGGCCTTTGCCGCGCAGAGCCTGGCGGTCATCCGCACGCTGGGTCTGGACGAGAGCAAGACCAACGTGAACGGCGGGGCCATCGCGCTGGGCCACCCGCTCGGCTGCAGCGGCGCCAAGCTGGCCACCAGCCTGATCTACGAGCTGGGCCGCCGCGGCGGCGGCAAGGGTCTGGTCACCATGTGCATCGGCGGCGGCATGGGCGCGGCCGGCGTGCTGGAGGTCTACCCGGCCGAGGGCGCGCAGGAGCAGGCGGCCGACTGAAGGGCGGTCAGCCAGCCGGGTGACCGTCCCGGCGGCTCAGGGCAGGAGGCCTCCCACCGGGGCCTCCTGCTTTCTTTTGAGTGCCAGAACGGGTGGTCACCCTCAGGTGATGCATATATTTTCGCCTTCCGCTATCGTGATGCATGGCAGGCAGGCTGACAGAGCGGGTTGAGGACCACCGATGCTGAGCTACACTCCGGACGCCGCCTTCTTCGACGAGATCTACCTGCCGGACGGGACAGTCCGGCCGCACTACCGCGGCGTGCAGGCGTACCTGGACCGGCTGGGCGCGGCGGAGGTGCAACGTCGCCACGCGCTGCTGGACCTGGCGTTCCGCAACCAGGGCATCACCTTCACGGTGTATGGAGATGCATCCGGCACCGAGCGGACGTTTCCCTTCGACCCGGTGCCGCGCATCATTCCGGCCAGCGAGTGGGCGCACCTGGAGCGCGGCCTGCGTCAGCGGGTGCTGGCGCTGAACGCTTTCCTGCGCGACATCTACGGCCCTGGCGAGATCCTGAAGGACGGGGTGGTGCCGCGGGAGCTGGTGTACACCAGCAGCCACTTCCGGCGCGAGGTGCATGGGGTGCAGGTGCCGCTGGGCCTGTACACCCACATCGTCGGCACCGACCTGATCCGCGACGAGCACGGCGAGTATCTGGTGCTGGAAGACAACCTGCGCTCGCCCAGCGGCGTGAGCTACCTGCTAGCCAACCGGCAGGCCATGACCCGCATCTATCCCGGCATGTTCGAGTGCCAGGAGGTGCGGCCGGTGCAGCACTACACCAGCGCCCTGCTGGAGCTGCTGCGCTCGCTCAGCCCCCGCGACGTGGAGCCCACGGTGGTGCTGCTGACGCCCGGCATCTACAACTCCGCGTACTTCGAGCACGCCTATCTGGCGCAGCAGATGGGCATCGAACTGGTGGAGGGCCGCGACCTGTTCGTGGAGGGGGGGCGGGTGTGGATGCGCACCACCGCCGGGCGGCAGCAGGTGGACGTGATCTACCGCCGCATCGACGACGATTTCCTGGACCCGCTGACCTTCCGCCGCGACAGCGCGCTGGGCATTCCGGGGCTGGTGGAGGTGTACCGCCAGGGGCGGGTGGCGCTGGCCAACGCCATCGGGGCGGGGGTGGCAGACGACAAGGCGGTGTACGCCTACGTGCCGCAGATGATCGAGTACTACCTGAACGAGCGCCCGCTGATCCGCAACGTGCCCACCTACCTGGGCAGCAACCCGGACCACCTGGAGCACATGGTCCAGAACGCCGAGAGCATGGCCATCAAGGCGGTGGGCGAGGCGGGCGGCTACGGCATGCTGATCGGCTCGGCGGCCACGGCGGCGCAGCGCACAGAATTTCTGGAGAAGGTCCGCGCCAACCCGCGCAACTACATCGGGCAGCCGCTGGTGGCCTTATCGCGGCACGGCACCTTCTACCCGGATACCGGGCGGCTGGAGCCGGCCCACGTGGACCTGCGCCCGTACATTCTGGTGGGCCAGAACATCACCATCATTCCCGGTGGCCTGACCCGGGTGGCGCTCACGCGCGGCTCGCTGGTGGTGAACAGTTCGCAGGGGGGCGGCAGCAAGGACACCTGGGTGCTGGACACCGACGAGCCGCCCATTGCCCCCATCAACCAGCCGGGCGCCTCCGAGGCCGACATGGCCGCCTCCGACGAGCTGGCCAGCAAGACGGCCGGGCTCACCGACCCGGACGAGATCGCGCAGGTGGTGGTGCAGACGGCCCGGCGGCGCAAGGCCGAGGGGCAGGGGGCACGACGGGTGGGCCGCTCCGGCGTCACCACCTCCGGCACGCGCAAGAAGGTGGACGCTCTCCCTCCGGCCGCCCCGGCCAAAAAGCCGCGCAAAAAGGCAGGTGGCAAGTAATGCTCTCCCGGGTCGCCGAGTCGCTGTTCTGGATCGGGCGCTACGTGGAACGCGCCGAAAACACCGCCCGCCTGCTGGACGTGAACTACTACGCCACCCTGGAAGCCGCCGGGGTGGTGTCGGAGCAGTGGAGTCCGCTGCTCTCGATCTGCGGCAGCGAGGACGGGTTCCGCGAGCAGATGGGCCGCGCGGACGGGCGCAGCGTGCCGGCGTGGCTGGCCTTCGAGCGGGCCAACCCCGGCAGCATCGTGTCGAGTATCGCCCGCGCCCGCGAGAACGCGCGCGGCCTGCGCGACCGGATTCCTAGCGAGATGTGGGAGGCGATCAACCGGGCCTACCTGGGCCTGTGCTTCCAGGATGCCGGCGTGCTGGACCGCGACGAGCTGCACGAGTACTGCGTGGCCGCCCGCGACGCCAGCCACCTGTTCTTCGGGATCGCCTTCGCCACGCTGCCCAGAGACGAGGGCTGGTCGTTCCTGCGGGCCGGGCAGACGCTGGAGCGCGGCGACAACGTGCTGCGGCTGATGCAGGTGCGCTACCGCCAGCGCAGCGGCGACCTGCCGCAGCTGGCGGTGCATAACCACCGCTGGGTGGCGGTGCTCAAGACGGTCAGCGCCTACGAGGCCTACCGCAAACGCCGCCATAGCGGGCTGGACCCGCGCACCATCGCGGAGTTTCTGGTGCTGGAGACCGCGTTTCCGCGCAGCGTGGCCTACAGTGCCGAGAACCTGCTGGACGCCCTGACCCAGATCGAGCGGGCACACCCCGGCATTCACCCGGAGCTGACCCGTGAGGCGCGGTGGCTGTGTGCCCGGCTGCAGCACGCCAGCATCGACGAGGTGCTGGGCGGCGACCATCAGGGCCTGGACACGCTGCTCAGCGACTTCGCGGCGCTGGGGTCCGCCATTCACGCCGCCTACTTCACGGTTTGATGCACGCTTCCTTTAGGCGGCCTGTCAGGTCTGCGGCAGGCTTAGGGCGCTACCCTGAACTCCGGAGCCCCTAGGTATGCGCGCAGAGATCCGGCACGTCACAGAGTACAGGTACGCCGAGCCCGTCTGGGACTCGTTCAATGAAATCCGGCTGCATCCAGCCCGTGACGAGCGGCAGAACGTGCTGGCCTTCGACATCCGCGTCACCCCGGACGTGCCGGTCACGGTGCACCGCGACTACTTCGGCGGCCTGATCCACCACGTGCACGTCCACGAGCCGCACACCCTGCTGCGCATCGAGGCCCGCACGCTGGTGGTGACCTACCCGTCCCGGCCGCCGACCCCAGCGCCGGTGTCCAGCCTGACGCCGCACCGTGAGCCGCACGTGGAGTACCTGCTGGCCTCGCCGCGGGTGCCGACCGGCAGCTGGCCGGAGGTGTTCGGGGCGAGGCGGCCACAGCCGGACGACGACCTGCCCACCTTCCTGCTGGACCTGACCCGCTACCTGTACCGGCGGTTCCAGTACACCCCCGGCGCCACCGACGTCCGCACCTCGCTCTCGGATTTTGCGGGCACCGGGCGCGGGGTCTGCCAGGACTATGCCCACGCCATGCTGGGCATCCTGCGGACCGTGGGCATTCCGGCCCGCTACGTCAGCGGATACATCTACGCCGGCGC encodes:
- a CDS encoding alpha-E domain-containing protein — translated: MLSRVAESLFWIGRYVERAENTARLLDVNYYATLEAAGVVSEQWSPLLSICGSEDGFREQMGRADGRSVPAWLAFERANPGSIVSSIARARENARGLRDRIPSEMWEAINRAYLGLCFQDAGVLDRDELHEYCVAARDASHLFFGIAFATLPRDEGWSFLRAGQTLERGDNVLRLMQVRYRQRSGDLPQLAVHNHRWVAVLKTVSAYEAYRKRRHSGLDPRTIAEFLVLETAFPRSVAYSAENLLDALTQIERAHPGIHPELTREARWLCARLQHASIDEVLGGDHQGLDTLLSDFAALGSAIHAAYFTV
- a CDS encoding thiolase family protein, which encodes MRDAVIVSAVRTPVGRGVKGTLANTRPDDLAALVLDEAVKRAGVDAALVEDVYMGCAIPEAEQGLNVARMAALRAGLPDTVGGVTINRFCSSGLQTIAMAAAAIQTGQADVMLAGGVESMSMVPMSGHNPSPNPELVDDRPGAYIGMGLTAENVAAKYGVSREDQDAFALRSHQRAAAAQDAGRFDAETVAVPVRVDKLKGTKVTSTVVPFKHDELIRRDANLDDMAKVRPAFKMGGSVSAANSSPFSDGAAALLMMSAEKAQELGLRPLARFVGFAVAGVEPELMGIGPVKAIPKVLAQTGLTLDDIDLIELNEAFAAQSLAVIRTLGLDESKTNVNGGAIALGHPLGCSGAKLATSLIYELGRRGGGKGLVTMCIGGGMGAAGVLEVYPAEGAQEQAAD
- a CDS encoding transglutaminase family protein codes for the protein MRAEIRHVTEYRYAEPVWDSFNEIRLHPARDERQNVLAFDIRVTPDVPVTVHRDYFGGLIHHVHVHEPHTLLRIEARTLVVTYPSRPPTPAPVSSLTPHREPHVEYLLASPRVPTGSWPEVFGARRPQPDDDLPTFLLDLTRYLYRRFQYTPGATDVRTSLSDFAGTGRGVCQDYAHAMLGILRTVGIPARYVSGYIYAGADFVGAEASHAWVEAFIPGSGWTGYDPTNNTAVVEAHVKIGHGRDYSDVSPISGHYHGNTRGVLDVEVKVYDQ
- a CDS encoding circularly permuted type 2 ATP-grasp protein, producing the protein MLSYTPDAAFFDEIYLPDGTVRPHYRGVQAYLDRLGAAEVQRRHALLDLAFRNQGITFTVYGDASGTERTFPFDPVPRIIPASEWAHLERGLRQRVLALNAFLRDIYGPGEILKDGVVPRELVYTSSHFRREVHGVQVPLGLYTHIVGTDLIRDEHGEYLVLEDNLRSPSGVSYLLANRQAMTRIYPGMFECQEVRPVQHYTSALLELLRSLSPRDVEPTVVLLTPGIYNSAYFEHAYLAQQMGIELVEGRDLFVEGGRVWMRTTAGRQQVDVIYRRIDDDFLDPLTFRRDSALGIPGLVEVYRQGRVALANAIGAGVADDKAVYAYVPQMIEYYLNERPLIRNVPTYLGSNPDHLEHMVQNAESMAIKAVGEAGGYGMLIGSAATAAQRTEFLEKVRANPRNYIGQPLVALSRHGTFYPDTGRLEPAHVDLRPYILVGQNITIIPGGLTRVALTRGSLVVNSSQGGGSKDTWVLDTDEPPIAPINQPGASEADMAASDELASKTAGLTDPDEIAQVVVQTARRRKAEGQGARRVGRSGVTTSGTRKKVDALPPAAPAKKPRKKAGGK